Part of the Anabrus simplex isolate iqAnaSimp1 chromosome 4, ASM4041472v1, whole genome shotgun sequence genome is shown below.
TGGCTATGataacaatatcaacagtcatgtaaaactaatATATTGCTTGCAtgtttcctgttttccatttcttctttttGGTCTGGCATTGTAACATTGTAACATTCCTCGTAGAAACATAAAACTGGTGAGCCGTTTACGTCAAATTATCGAACAATAGAGATCTTCCCTTTAAATATCCAGAGAATGCAGCATGTGGGGTTCTTAAATGGCACAACTCTGTGCTGTTATGTTCCTATTCGTGAAAGAACTTCTGTAAGACGAAATTTCAACACTCCCAACGCCTCTATATCAATTGAAGAGACGTTCAACAATCAATacttattttaattataatttaccATCTGGCTTCTTGGCCGAATAGTCAGCTTAgtaaaccgagcgaattggctgcgtgATAAGCCcaacgtagctgtgagctcgcatgcgggagatggtgggttctaacccaaTATTGGTAACTCGGAaggtagttttcagtggtttcacattttcacaacagCCGAAATTGGAACTCTCTGCCAGGCTGCTTCCTGACCTGTCATACCCTTTCCTGTACTACCATCGCCGAAAACATACCCATGTTGTTGCATTAAACAAAATAAATAGAAGATTAGCGTGATAGTTTTCGGTTCAGAAGTACATGCAACAGTGAAGTCAACCGTACAACTGGGCTAAATCTATATGTAGTACTGACTCTAATAATATTAGAGAAAGCTCGGACTGAGTGGCTTAAAtggttgaaacgctggccttcttatcccatcttcgcaggtttgattctggctcagtctgttcgtatttgaaggtgctcaaatacgccaaccttgtgtcggtagatttactggaacgtaaaagaactcttgtgggactaaattccggcatctcagtgactctgaaaatcgtaaaagtagttggagGGACCTAAAGCTAATAACATTAGAATTAGTTagaaaaaggccaggaataataacTTATTGTTTTGTATATTTCCACTAAGGGAGCTGATAACCTTGATGTTGGGGTCGTGTCAAACGCAATTTGAGCCATTCTGCTTGTGGAATAATAGGAAAACGTCGAACAACTGACCGAGCAGGTGGTCGAGCAGTTTGagtctcgtagctatcagcttgcattcgaattccactgtcggcaggcctgaaaatgtttGTCTGTggttccccatcttcacaccagacaattgctggggctgtaccttaattaaggccatggtcgtttcctccACCTCCTAagcctttttcctatcccatccacgcgataagacctatctgtgtcggtgcgacataaaacagattgttaaagttcTAACAACTGAAAATTTTCATCCAAAGCTTTTATCATCTATTATAagtgaatttttatttgtcaaGCATGTATTTTCTCTTGGTTAATCTTTAACACTTCTTGTTCCGCAGATCGTTGTCCTCGCCTGCCTGGCTGTCTCCGCTTATGCCGGTGTCGCGCCTCTGGCTGCTGTACCCTACGCCAGCTCGTACACAGCGCACGCTATCAACCACGCCATCGCCGCCCCCGTGGCTGTCCCAGCCGCCGTCCACGCTGCCCCACTTGCAGTGCACGCCGCTCCTCTGGCAGCCTACCCTGCGGCTTATTCCTACTTCGCTTAAGACACTCGGGCGTCGACAACAGTGAACGTTAAAGGGACTCTCGGGCCAAGACTTGCATTGAAGACATTATCAACACCTTAGAAACCCACCCTTACAATCTGTTCCTAGCATACTCTGTTGGCTGTTGTCTGGGAGGATCACATAGTCTTGGAAATGTTGTTCCACCTAAACAACCCACCTCGGTGAAGTCCTGAGTTTCTTCCTCTGGAGTTACCGATATTAGGAGCAATGTTTTCCTTTAACGTTCACACACCTGGAGATCTGACGGTTTTTGTACTTATTGTATAATAATTTCTTACTTTctgatacaaaatttaaaaaaaaatatgtatttcattttgTCAAATTTTTGGAAATTGTTTTTTCACTTGTTGTTTTGCAAATAAATTTTTATTTGTTGAGAATACTTGCTTATTTACTGGGACGCATTATATTTTCCTAAACCCTTAGTTTTCTGATGGTATTTCGGCTATTAGTTAAACAATACCTGGTGCCAGTCATTAAAGATCTGGCTTAGTGGTTTCCTTCCTTATCTGCCATTTATTTCcttttactttatatatatattcaaaagACATAAGTTCACAAACCGTAAATGACCACAAGGATCTTGACTGTTTACAGTGTACACTATTATAaccaaaaatatgaaaaatattgtaaagaaaggaaacactaaactattatcatttaggagtagtataaATTATGATTTAAACTAGTCACTAAATCTTTTCAAACGTCgattattttgaattcataatAATATTTCTTCATTTGTTTTTAAGTCTATccagtggataaattttaaaatggTAATTATTAATTAActtcgtttcatctcgtaccattagatgCCGAAGACCCAGAAATTAGgctccttcaaacaacaagcattgtcatcaccattttaaaatgtccactatatattttttccagtgtcgagtgctggattccaagctttcTCAGAATTTCCAACGTATGCTATTTATTATTTACTAGATGATTGACTTGGCGAGTGTGTACAAGCATTGCTaacaaaagacaaaaaaaaaaaaatatgagtgaGGACTTAATGAAGCTGGTTGCGTGAATCGACATTTATGTACTTAAATGTGTTTTTGTGTAATGAAGCGTTCTGAACGTGCCGAGTAATTTTTTCTGATAATTGTTGGTTAGATTTCACAATTTGCGAAATTGGTCTCCAGTTCTATGTAAGATTCTATGTCTAATCATGATTTGATTATTAtgatttatattttattatctagAAAATGTTTCATCCAGGTACAAGTCGGGATTTTTAGTAATATTGTGTTAAGAGCAGAACGACCGATAGTATTAATTTCTTCGTTAACAACCATAAATTTTTATATAGCATCGTTAAGGGACTGATGAATTTCTAATTAAGCTGTCTAAATGATggaacaataatattcattatgctttTTTTGTATCTCATTATTGATTTGGTTATTTTTAGTTCCTATTAAGTCATCCATTTTTCTCATTTGCGTTTTATGTGAGGAGCTGAACGTAGCCTCATCGTTCTATCTAGAAATGCATCAAGTCTCATACGTAgaatggatgtgaatatgagagaATTGAAGGACATCTACTCAATGAAAAAGGAAATTTATTCCTGAAAAAGGTATACGATTGTGATATCGCAGATAGGGAGACGGACTCAAAAAATATGTTCCtttaagaaacacaatttttctTGAGTGTTTGCATAATGCATTTACTGAATCATTTTCTGAGTAGATGAACAAAATAATTTAGCATATTATTGTGACAATAGTCTGTCAGTCCATGAATTGAACCTGAATGTTATAGTTATGAACAATAGCGATCAAATATTCTTCATTACGTTTTAaaaccccacgaacctactacgctggcgtagcagggggagaggtgatactcctacgtggcgcgtcccaggtggcggataggggggtcctaaccggcttgccggcggacttgagggaaataaaatacctctcgcggaccaaacacactaccccctgtgggtgggggaggctgacgaataatacacccacggtatcccctgcctgtggtgaGAGGCGActaatgggcgaccaagggatgattgaattagaaccatgaagctactcttgattcgtaccatcacgcggggaacaccatcggttgcctgtacttgcgagttgtaccactatgttcggtacgaaatgggtttttgtttagtagtagtcatgagcttggcctgggggtttccagtacccgtgcgtcgtacccatgtgagcaacaccgcgggtctgggcgtagcctgtgagttgtaccactatatgagcgacaccgtgggtcggcgttgcctttgattagtatccactctgtgaggaacaacccggtgcccgtgggaccggcatccgtgcctagtacacctaggtgaggaaactcattggtttgcgttggctatgcgtggcgccattgtgtgagaaacaccataggtctgcgttacctgtacgaaatacaatacttgtgagtagtaccgtcctatgtggaacaccgtgagtttcgctacttttgattagtaccccaacatgacaaataccatggttctactttactcgcgacatgtaccattctgtggggccttagacatggattttgcacccctttagacatcaaacattatcgtgctttatgagtggtcccttggtcagtaatcaattatgtatgatctttgagtctgatccactgtattttggttgtttgtttcctttttttgtttttgtttttttgttgggttcatgtccatccattcattcttcatgacgacattattattttgtttggtcagtggatgaatttttgttctttcatttcgtaccattaggggccgatgacctcgatgttaggtccctttaaacaacaagcatcatcatcatcatcatcatcatcacgttttaaaatCCGTAAGTTATGAACATTCAAACCATTCTACAAAGAAATGAAACATTTTATAAAATTCCATTACATACTTCCATGACTTATTCATTCAAAATGTTACAGAAGCAAAAGCTATTACCAATATAGGCCTGCTTACATGCTTAAGTATTCAGTTCTGCATTTTTAATGCTATACTGTATATTCGGTTTtctaatgctatttattcggggcgtcgacgtgAGAAGATCTTTGCCCCTACTACggacctgcgtgtatttggaaattgcggaagtgtcaagtgttgaatgtgaggaaatgatcattaaggacaacacaaacaccacgtccccaggccaaggatattaatcatgtacaattaaaaaaccctgacccggccggaaatcgaacccgggtggcCGAGTGACAGGGAGATGTGTTggaccctacaccgcggggccggacttcagTTCAGCATACTTTCGCACAAGTTTACTGACTTACAGGGTTTTAAAACTATTACCATCCTACGACATAATTTATTCcatcttattattataattatttatttttataaattgtaGGTACAATTCGGGGATGGTGAACGGAGAATGGCCTACATAACCGAAAATGTTTCCGTCGCCTACTTAAAATTACAAGAAGTACAGTTTATTCACATGTAAAATAAGCCAACCGtctgtgggtggcggcggtagaatgTATCCACTGTATCATCTGCCTATAGCAGCTTTTTAAGTGGGAGCGTGGATtt
Proteins encoded:
- the LOC136872492 gene encoding uncharacterized protein; its protein translation is MVCKVVIVVLACLAVSAYAGVAPLAAVPYASSYTAHAINHAIAAPVAVPAAVHAAPLAVHAAPLAAYPAAYSYFA